One Nicotiana sylvestris chromosome 12, ASM39365v2, whole genome shotgun sequence genomic window carries:
- the LOC104214482 gene encoding uncharacterized protein, giving the protein MRDLPREKNPKQKGTLPSDTIANPKGSGSGPTSHIMAITTRSGKVLQGESEQVVEVKESEQEVEAQVEEPILVEAKKVTEELKVQEVNREEVKEKVKETPKTLPPIPRPLPPFPQRLARKVDDSKLKKFYDILKQLSVNIPFVEAFQEMLGFTKYLKDLITKKKTTMNEVVNVTHQVSSIIATTTVQKKEHPGAFSIPCTIGARDFARALCDNGASINLMPLAIYKQAGLGMPRPTSMRLQMADRSIKRPVGIVSDVLVKVGEFHLPDDFVILDCAVDNEIHIILGRPFLATGRVLMDSNRNEIKFRVNDEEVTFQESKGMKLPHEYESISVIDIVDEVEDIVEIKMEEQCLSEALAAILVNFDGEDMEGYMESVNALEGIGSYTYAIKKLSLNLENRVTPPAKPSTIESP; this is encoded by the coding sequence ATGAGAGATCTCCCTAGGGAAAAAAATCCAAAGCAAAAGGGGACACTTCCAAGtgacacaattgcgaacccaaaaGGTAGTGGGAGTGGTCCAACTTCTCATATCATGGCAATTACTACTCGGAGTGGGAAAGTACTACAAGGAGAGAGTGAACAAGTGGTTGAAGTGAAAGAGTCTGAGCAAGAGGTTGAGGCACAAGTTGAAGAGCCAATTTTGGTTGAAGCTAAAAAGGTTACGGAAGAGTTGAAAGTTCAAGAAGTGAACCGGGAAgaggtaaaggaaaaggtaaaagagacaccaaaaactctaccacctattcctagacctcTGCCTCCTTTCCCTCAAAGACTTGCGAGGaaggttgatgatagcaaactcAAAAAGTTCTATGACATTCTCAAGCAGTTATCGGTGAATATCccatttgtggaagcatttcaagagatgcTGGGTTTTACTAAGTATTTGAAAGACTTGATCACCAAGAAGAAAACCACCATgaatgaagtggtgaatgtgactcaccaggttagttccatcattgcaacaACCACCGTTCAAAAGAAAGAACACCCGGGAGCTTTCAgtattccatgcactattggggcgCGTGATTTTGCAAGAGCTCTTTGTGATAATGGGGCTAGCATCAACTTAATGCCTCTTGCTATTTACAAGCAAGCGGGGTTAGGTATGCCGAGGCCTACAagtatgaggttgcaaatggccgATCGTTCCATAAAGAGACCGGTGGGAATTGTCAGTGATGTGCTTGTAAAAGTGGGAGAGTTCCATTTGCCCGATGATTTTGTAATCCTTGATTGTGCAGTTGACAACGAGATCCATATCATCTTGGGGAGACCATTTCTTGCCACAGGAAGAGTATTGATGGATTCAAATCGGAATGAGATCAAGTTCCGTGTGAATGATGAAGAGGTCACATTCCAAGAAAGTAAGGGTATGAAACTGCCACATGAATATGAAAGCATCTCGGTGATTGATATTGTTGATGAGGTGGAAGATATAGTTGAAATAaagatggaagaacaatgcctCAGTGAGGCGTTGGCggcgattttggtaaattttgatGGCGAAGATATGGAGGGGTACATGGAATCAGTAAATGCATTGGAAGGGATTGGGTCCTACACTTATGCTATAAAGAAGCTCTCTCTCAATTTAGAGAATAGAGTCACTCCTCCCGCAAAGCCTTCAACTATTGAGTCACCATAA